In Halictus rubicundus isolate RS-2024b chromosome 1, iyHalRubi1_principal, whole genome shotgun sequence, the sequence GTACAATAGGGAAAGGAAAATAAGAAtctaatttaatattttgataACAACAAGCTTCGATTGCTCAGCGGGGATACTCATCTCTGCAAAGATTCTCTAGCGGTCCACGCTGGGTAAATcgattctctttctcttccctgTGGTCTTGGCGGTGATGCGATCTTTCGAAGCGAGAGAAGGTAATGTGCAGCCTTTGGACTCCGCGACGAGCAATCCTTTTTGTTGCAATCTCTTGATATAGGTTGTGTTAGGCGCAACGGAGACGGATCCGAAGTAACAGACCTCCTTTGGCCGAGTGATAGGCACCGGGGATGGTCTCTGCGATTCCTCTGGCTCCGTAGATTCTTGTTCTGTTTTCTCACTGGTTGCTCCGTCCTTCAGGGAGGTGAAATGCCATCTGAAAACGACCGACACGGCGTTAAAATCGGCGAACGAATCGGCTGGAAAACAAAGCAGAAACTCGACTCGACTAGACTGCTGGAAAAATACCTGCCGGTGCTTTGACGACAAACTCTGATCGGGGACTCGGCCGAGACTAGACTGAGCTTTCTCTCTTCGGTCCTTTTGGCCATAAGAGGGTTCGCCGCGTTTTCCTTGGCCACGCAAGTTTGCAGCTCGACGAGGAACTTTTGCGAGAAGCCGTTTTGCTGGAACAACGGGTGCTGCAGCAAGGTCGGACACTGGGGCCGGAGATCGGGATCCATATACAGGCATTGAGACAGAAAATCCACCGCCACGTCCTCCCAAGTTGGGAACAATCTACGTATCGCCAAGGATCCAGATAGAGGAGGTCCCATAAGCTCGTCTGCGCTCGTGTGTCGCAACGTCCTGCCGGGAGCGGCGCGACCCAACAACGCCAAATGCTTTCTGCATAATCCTCCTGTGCAAACACGGTTTAGAATCAGATAACGATTATTGTTGTTTCAATCTGGTACGTTCCGTCGAGCGTGGGAACAAAGAAAGACGCAATATTATCGCTCGCGGTGCTCCTTTCCTGCATAATTGATCGCGCGGTTAGCGATCAATGTTCCTCGCGACTGGCCATTGTTGCGCATCGAACGTTCTGAAATTGCGTACCGCGAGAACGCTTTGTACGGGGCTAGAAAAATCGATCGAAGAAGCAGCGAGTCGCGGCGGATGCTCGCGTACCGAGGACGTTGGTGATACGATAGAGCTGATCGACGTCACTGTCGCCCGGGAACAGAGGATTTCCGGTGACCATCTCCGCGTACATGCAGCCTGTTGCCCAGACGTCCACCGCTTTTCCGTATCGTGGCTCGCCCAGCAGAAGTTCCGGCGACCGGTACCATCTGGTCGCCACGTAGTCCGTGCAAGACTCGTTCGGTCCGTTGACGAGACGCGCGAACCCAAAATCGCACAACTTGATCACCCCGTTCGGCGAGACGAGGATGTTCTCCGGTTTGATGTCGCGGTGCATGATCTACGAGAAAACAAACAGACATTCGAAATTCAATTAAACCCACTCTCTTTGTGTCTATAGATCGGGTAGAAAGACGAAAATGATTATTCGAATCGATAATTATTCTGCCGttgtttcttgcaattattATAGCCGTGCGTCGGTCACGCGATCCTCGACAGTTTCGGAACGTCTTCGAAAGTTGCTGTGTTGGAACTATATCGGAATCCGTTCGAGAACGGAAAGTTCGCGAACACATAGTTGGCGACCGTTTTGCGGTAATGTATCGCGGTCTCTTAACGTTTCTTTCGATCGCGAAATAATCTGCAATCGAACGGCCTTCTCCACTCACGTTGTTCGCGTGGCAGAAGTTCAAGCCTCGAAGAACTTGGTAGATGTGTCGTTTCGACATTTCCCAACCCAGTCCGCCTCCCTGACGTTCCAGCTCATCCAGAAGAGTGTGGTCCAGATACTCGAACACGAGGTAGAATCGTTTTCTCCGACGGAACACCTCGATCATGTTGACCAGATTCTCGTGGCGCAGTTTCTGCGAGAAAGTAAAGGCGTTATCGGCGACGGCTGCTCGCGGGGATCGGTGAACGCGTATTGACTACATACCGCCGACGTACCTTCAACATCCTGATCTCGCGGAATGCCATCTTCCGCACCTGCACATCCTCCTCGGTCTCCAGGAATCTCTTGATAGCCACCAACTGGCCGGTCTCCCGATGTTTGCACTTCATCACAACTCCGTAGGTACCTTTCCCCACGACTTCCATCATCTCGTACTTGTCCATCCTCTGATCTGCTTCTGGAACTTCTTTTCTTCCTAAGAGAATCGTACTGGCTTGCAATCGGTTTGCTCGACGATCGTTGGCCTTCGGATTACTGCGTGTTTCACGGTTCCCCCTTTCGAAAAGTTCAAGCACGGTAAGACAGATTATCGAGAGGCACGATCGGGCAAGGGTTGAACAAATTGATCGCGAGGAAGCTTGTCCGCTGTTCGAGGAACACACGACGAGTGATCAAAGTTTCCTTCGAGGATCCCCTCGTCCATCGCCGCCGTCATTTCTCGCGACCGAATCCCGAGACACGAGTCCGAAGTTGTATCGAGGATCGCCGAAGCTTTCGAAAGATTTTCGCGAACGAATCCGAGACCAGGTAAAGAGGAACGCGAAGCGTTGCGACCACGTTCGAGCTAGAACTGTTCCTTGCGAGCCTGCGAGCGACGAGTAGGCCCGCAGACTGCGATagcagtcgtcgtcgtcgtcgtagtcgaTTATCGATCAACCGGTAATTACTACTAGGATCCCTGCTGGTCGGCCACGCACGACTCGACGGAAGGCTGGATATTAAAAGAGGGTCGCAGGGGTGAGGTTGATCGGGTTCGAGGGTGACACGAGAAGTCACGACCTACCACTACAACCGACTTTGAATTTCTGTCGAGGTTCTCGTTTCTAAACTAAAGAGGCAGCCACGGAGAGCAGAGTCTCGCCTCGAGAATCCGTAGATCGGCGAGCTTCTGAACGTCCAAGGGAATTCGGATCGCGACGGCAGCACGCATCACGGCCTGGTTCGGTTCCTTTCGAAAGGTGAGAGGGAACGAAATTACCGTGGCTGAACTTTGCGTGCCGAACTTCTCTCGCAGAGGCGAAAGGTCGCTGCGCGCGGTCAAACTGCCGTCGAATGCCAGAAACTTTTCGAAGGTCTTCCGGCTCGAACGTCGAGCGAGGCTGGTCGCGATGCCGATGCCGAGGATCGCTTAAATGCCGGCCTTGTTCTCCGTCCACGAGGTGCAGCCAACCTACGCTTATTCCGACCGTTCGGAACCCGTGCGTTCGTACGATAATTCTCACTCGAATGGACGACGATTTATCGAGCAGCGAACAAACTCAGGGTACGACGGAATGTTCTCTTACGTCGAATTTATAATGACGGTGATCCGAAAACGTTTCGCAGACTTTTCGACCGAAGGGATTTACGATCCGAGACCGCGTTGAAGTCATCGCTCTTACGTTAACGGATCGATTCGTCGAACGCCCGGCGAATATCGCGTCCAATCGATATCGCGGTGTTATTTATAGAAAGGGTTCGCTGacattttataaaatcgtgCGACGCGACGGTCTGATCCGGTCCGAGAGAAATACCGTTTGCGTCGTTCGGTTTCCTTTCCACGAGACGACGAAGACTAATTTCGCGGCCGATCTACGGTAGAGGTGTATAAGTAAACGAACGACACGCGAGTTGACGAGCAGAAAAATTGTAGGAGACTCGTAGATTAGGAAAGCTCTCGAGGTTGATCCGCGGCAGCGGGCAGGCTGCTGGGTGAGCAGGCTGTTGCCGTTCCGTGGACAGCAAGCACTGAAATAGCCGCACCACATGGCGGGGGTCTTTAACGCTGCCTAAGATTCGTCTGTATGCGTTTTTACGTatccccgcgccgcgccgggccgggtcgggccgggccaaGCCGAACCGACACTGTGCAGGTTCAGATCCAAGTCAGTCCCTCCGAGGGAACGCGTCCGTCGTAATCCGGGAAACGCGTTCGTCTCTCGAGAGTCACGGTCCATCGCGTCCTTCCGATGAGTTTTGTTAGCGGTTTGTGATCGAACGTTCGTCAGGAAGACTACTGGAAAACGTCGCGACGATCGTCTCGAGCGttcgacgtcgaaacgaatgCGCACCGACTCGTATCCCGACGCTCGTGTGCGTGAGACCGTACAAAACCGCTCGTGCTGCGTGCGATCCCAGCGCGAGAAGTCAGAGCCGGACAGGAATTATTCTTCCCGCGAAGTTGCCAGATCCGTTCGGGACGAACGAGCACGCTTCGTCATCGACGAGGAATGGTGTCTTCTCGCCGAGGACCGGCCGCGACGCAGTAGTCGTCTACATCTCGAGAATGATGCGGTAAAAGCGAAACGATCTCCGACTCGACCTCGAGGAACGAATAGTTCGAGGTACGCGTATCGCGTTCGAGGAACCGATGCGCCCCTGAGCGATCGTTGGCGTCGAAGATGCGCGGATCTTTCACCGGGAGAACCTCGAAAGGGATGCGTCGACGTTGCGATCGATGAGACTGATCGAGAGCAGTCGAAAATTCGATGATAGCCCGCGAAACTAAAGGTATGGCAGCTTGTCATCCGAGACCAGCGGTTCAACACCTGCGGCTGCAGGAGCCGTCTCAGATCGGCCTCGGACCAATCAACGGCATCAACGGCATCGGCAGCCAAGGCCAGAAGTCGCTTCAGCAACCGCATTACTCGCCTCATCTGCTCAACTGGGTGTACTTAGCGATCGCCGATCAGAATCGCGCTCAGCCACCGGATCAGGTACATCGGTCGATCTCCAGCCGTCCGAGACCCTGTTTTTCGGTACTCCGGTGTGCTCGTAAATAGAGAACAAGAGAATAGATGATGTCGGCGTTGATTCTGTGACGCCAGCGAATAACCAGATACCATCGGTTGTGTCTTCAGAGCAAGCTCCTGCCGACGATCTGGAGCGGCTTCCCGACGACGGCGTCGCAGCCCTATCTGCATCGACCCCGGGGAGCGGGAGCAGGGCCAGGGGCAGGGGCCGGGCTGAGCCCTTCCGGCGCTCTAGGAGGCAACCTGGCGGACAGCATCGGTGACCTCGCGGATCACTTCACGGAGCTGGGCCTGCTCGATcgtaaatcgaccaaacgaccgCCGCCAAGCTACTTGTGCCACTTGTGCTTCAAAAAGGGCCACTACATCAAAGACTGTCCTCAGGTGTCTCTATACCTCCGCAAAAGAGACAGTATTCCTGTCTCAAACGACCCGCGTCGGTCGATGCAACGCCGCGATAGATACGGTGCCCAATTGAACGCTAATTGAGACAACAAACAGTATCTCTCTGGCGAGCATGACGTCATACGGTAGTCATCGGCCGACACGGTCGATGAGTTTGGCCCCATTAACGCCGCGTGCACGCGCTTCGCTTTTCAGAAACCGGAGATACTCCGTGGAATAGTCGCgtagagtatagaggacagaGCATCTGTGCGCGCAACGCTGCTTAGACCATATAAACCTATAGACACGGCACAAATCATTTTCCTTGAAGGAATGATAACTGAATTTGTGACGTCACAGCTTCCAAAAATGTGTAAATGAGCCAATGCTTGGCTTATGGATGGGGGCAGGGGGGATCAGCGGGCGCGCAGAGTACACGGAAAGAATGAAAAGgataatttcaaagaattttgcaatttatCATGAAATAATCAATACATAAAGTATATCTAAGATACAAACTGTTTATTCTTTATGTGTTATGAAGTTTTACAATGAAGTATGAAGTAATAATTGTATTATGTATTAACTATTTTAGGAATCGATATTTGATTCTGAAGATTAACAACTTTCGTATATTATACAGATTACAGAATGTtttttacatataaatcgatCATATTTACAACATTTTAAGGTAGTACTgctatttttacataatttacgtCTGCCTCGCTTGTGATTAGTTATTATTGTATGTCATATTATATGTCATAAATTCAGAGATCTTTGCTTCACTGGATTCTCGGCTTTCCTATACACATACTATACCTATGCTGGGTCTATAAGTATATTGGTCTAAGTTATATACTTGTAGACCCGGCATAGGTATAGTGTGTGTATAGGAAAGCAGAAAATCCAGTGATGCAAAGATCTCTGAATTTGTGACGTCGCGAGATAATTCCTAAGCTAATTTCAAAATGGCTGATACGGCAGATCGACGCCGCTTTTGCGCCGCCACGCCATTACACATTCTCGATCACGAGAAATAGAAACTAAattgaatgttatttcttctcttaataattttaatagagaaGAAATCATATATTGatcttcaattttaaaaattttttaataattttgaatttcatctactcaattttgctataactgcataaagatccgcagcctaataataataataaataataataaataactaATCACAAGCGAGGTAGatgtaaattttgaaaaaatagcaGTCCTATCTTAAAATGTTCTAAATATGatcgatttatatgtaaaaaACATTCTGTAACCTGCATAATATGCAAAAGTTGTTAATCTTCTGAATCAAATATCATAAAAACatatataataaccatttgtaTCTTAAATATACTTAATATTGTTTCATGataaattgcaaaattcttTCAAATTATCCTGTTCATTCTTTCCGTGTACTCTGTGCGCCCGCTGACACCCCTCCCCTACACCCAAAAGCCAAACGTTGGCACTCTCCTTATGGTCGGTGGGTAAATGAGCGTAGCTTATACATACATCTTTCGCAGCTGTGACGTCACAAATTCAGTTATCTTTTCTTCAAGGAAAAATTATCTGTGCCGTGTTTATAGGTTTACAGTCactcccactaatatttggacgcttttaaaattcgtataacattgttaatattggaccatacaacTTCGATGttcttaagaagttagcacaattggtttgctacataaagtgaaaaaaatttacaaaaatattgcaattggtcgaaactgcagagaaaatactaaaagttgtattttgcaacttttttatatggacttacattgaaaatttcgaaagtacgatctgtagatctgtatgaattatatatATTctaagaatttcatcaaaatcggtcaacgttgtaatgagctacagatgtttcaaaatcaTCACATAAGGACGAAATTTCTTGaaaaggccaaaattctgcgactttcacccctAAGTTATCATCGTTAAACTaacgtagctcattgcaacgttgaccgatttagatgaaatattcagaatatgtataattgatacagatgtacaaaacgtactttttaaatttttaatataagcccgcataaaaaggttgcaaaatacaacttttagtactttctctgcaacttcgaccaattgcaattttaatcaaacatttttttcacgttatgtggcgaaccaattgttctaacttctcaaaaaaatttcaaatagtattgtccaatattgacaaagttatgccgaatattagtgggagtcactgtatatggtCTAAGGCAGGGCTGGTGGCTCGTCAGCCACTTGTGACCCTTTCCTCTACCTTCCTC encodes:
- the LOC143352216 gene encoding cyclin-dependent kinase-like 4, translated to MDKYEMMEVVGKGTYGVVMKCKHRETGQLVAIKRFLETEEDVQVRKMAFREIRMLKKLRHENLVNMIEVFRRRKRFYLVFEYLDHTLLDELERQGGGLGWEMSKRHIYQVLRGLNFCHANNIMHRDIKPENILVSPNGVIKLCDFGFARLVNGPNESCTDYVATRWYRSPELLLGEPRYGKAVDVWATGCMYAEMVTGNPLFPGDSDVDQLYRITNVLGGLCRKHLALLGRAAPGRTLRHTSADELMGPPLSGSLAIRRLFPTWEDVAVDFLSQCLYMDPDLRPQCPTLLQHPLFQQNGFSQKFLVELQTCVAKENAANPLMAKRTEERKLSLVSAESPIRVCRQSTGRWHFTSLKDGATSEKTEQESTEPEESQRPSPVPITRPKEVCYFGSVSVAPNTTYIKRLQQKGLLVAESKGCTLPSLASKDRITAKTTGKRKRIDLPSVDR
- the LOC143352269 gene encoding zinc finger CCHC domain-containing protein 24 isoform X2, with the translated sequence MIARETKGMAACHPRPAVQHLRLQEPSQIGLGPINGINGIGSQGQKSLQQPHYSPHLLNWVYLAIADQNRAQPPDQSKLLPTIWSGFPTTASQPYLHRPRGAGAGPGAGAGLSPSGALGGNLADSIGDLADHFTELGLLDRKSTKRPPPSYLCHLCFKKGHYIKDCPQARPKGEGLTPYQGSKRCFGEYKCPKCKRKWMSGNSWANMGQECIKCHINVYPHKQRPLEQPDGLDVSDQSKVHPQHLCQKCKTLGYYCRRRQ
- the LOC143352269 gene encoding uncharacterized protein LOC143352269 isoform X1, which produces MIARETKGMAACHPRPAVQHLRLQEPSQIGLGPINGINGIGSQGQKSLQQPHYSPHLLNWVYLAIADQNRAQPPDQSKLLPTIWSGFPTTASQPYLHRPRGAGAGPGAGAGLSPSGALGGNLADSIGDLADHFTELGLLDRKSTKRPPPSYLCHLCFKKGHYIKDCPQVSLYLRKRDSAAEGRGPHAVPRQQEMLRRVQVSQVQAQMDVGQQLGKYGPRMHQMPYKRLPAQAETPGATGRAGRVGPEQGSPATPMPEVQDPGLLLPKTPVSDRLEVTRRDGAAL